In Vibrio bathopelagicus, the following are encoded in one genomic region:
- a CDS encoding YnfA family protein, with translation MLEFKTVGLFVLTAIAEIVGCYLPYLWLRQDKSILLLIPAAISLAAFAWLLTLHPTATGRVYAAYGGVYISVALIWLWLVDGEKPTMWDLVGGSIALFGMAIIMFAPKHS, from the coding sequence ATGCTTGAATTTAAAACCGTGGGTCTTTTCGTTTTAACGGCCATAGCAGAGATAGTGGGCTGTTATTTACCTTATCTGTGGCTTAGGCAAGATAAGAGCATATTACTTCTAATCCCTGCTGCGATAAGTCTGGCCGCGTTTGCTTGGTTATTAACGCTTCACCCGACAGCAACAGGCCGTGTTTATGCCGCGTATGGCGGAGTGTACATTTCAGTTGCACTGATATGGCTTTGGCTTGTTGATGGCGAAAAGCCGACTATGTGGGATCTGGTTGGCGGATCTATTGCACTGTTTGGTATGGCGATCATCATGTTTGCACCTAAGCATAGCTAA
- a CDS encoding metal-dependent hydrolase has translation MDPLTQGVLGASLSQSVSKKQHLVVAGFLGLLSGMAPDLDAFIRSQSDPLLALEFHRQFTHSLLFIPIGSLICALVLHPLIAKRRGLSFKQSWLFCALGYGTHALLDSCTTYGTQLFWPLTNERYAWNTISIIDPVYTLPIIILLVFATWKRIPWLARVAFLWALIYPTLGMIQRDRAEAVGWQLAQERQHTPIRLEAKPSFANILVWKVVYETEHRYYVDAVRVGTSVKTYPGESIAKLNVSRDFSWLDRDSQQAKDIERFRWFSNGYVAQDPMDEMRIIDVRYSIVPNQLRALWSIKLEPSVDSEAHVRYETHRDNTSESRQVFLDMLKGD, from the coding sequence ATGGATCCGTTAACGCAGGGGGTGCTAGGCGCTTCGTTGTCACAATCGGTGAGCAAAAAGCAGCATTTGGTGGTTGCTGGTTTTTTGGGTTTGCTCTCTGGCATGGCTCCTGATTTAGATGCATTTATTCGATCGCAAAGTGATCCTTTGCTGGCTTTGGAGTTTCATCGACAATTTACTCATTCACTTCTGTTTATCCCCATTGGTAGTTTGATTTGCGCATTGGTTTTACATCCCCTGATTGCCAAAAGGCGTGGCCTTTCTTTTAAACAAAGTTGGCTGTTTTGCGCTCTAGGTTATGGTACTCATGCTTTGTTGGATTCATGCACCACTTACGGCACTCAACTGTTTTGGCCTCTCACCAATGAGCGTTATGCTTGGAACACCATTTCGATTATCGACCCTGTCTATACACTGCCTATTATAATCTTGCTTGTGTTTGCAACATGGAAACGAATCCCTTGGTTGGCTCGTGTCGCGTTTCTTTGGGCTTTGATTTATCCAACTCTCGGGATGATACAAAGGGATAGAGCCGAGGCTGTAGGATGGCAACTAGCGCAAGAGCGACAACATACGCCTATCCGGTTAGAGGCTAAGCCGAGCTTTGCGAATATCTTAGTTTGGAAAGTGGTCTACGAAACGGAGCATCGATACTACGTAGATGCTGTGCGGGTCGGTACCTCCGTTAAGACATACCCTGGAGAATCAATCGCTAAACTCAACGTTAGCAGAGATTTCTCATGGCTTGACCGTGATTCTCAACAGGCAAAAGACATTGAACGTTTCCGCTGGTTCTCAAATGGCTATGTGGCACAAGACCCTATGGATGAAATGCGCATTATCGATGTCCGGTATTCGATCGTGCCGAACCAATTGAGAGCGCTTTGGAGCATTAAATTGGAGCCATCGGTGGATTCAGAAGCGCACGTACGTTATGAAACACACAGAGACAATACATCAGAATCCAGACAGGTCTTTTTGGACATGTTGAAGGGCGATTGA
- a CDS encoding tetratricopeptide repeat protein, producing the protein MEQVIKEAIELRKEAKYHESRSLLGTLLTNSHYAAKAHLQIAWSYDNESKELEAIDHYLLSLSGELSETERFDALFGLASTYRSLGQYLEALSYFEQTLSEYPDSIEVQPFYSMCLYNLGRHKEAISLLLNLLVSTTNSDAIKEYQRAILLYSKDLDRKW; encoded by the coding sequence ATGGAACAGGTCATCAAAGAAGCCATTGAATTACGTAAAGAAGCTAAGTATCACGAATCTCGATCTTTGCTAGGTACGTTGCTAACCAATAGTCATTATGCGGCGAAGGCTCACCTACAGATTGCGTGGTCATATGATAACGAAAGTAAAGAGCTTGAAGCTATTGATCATTATCTCTTGTCTTTGTCTGGTGAGTTGTCAGAGACAGAACGCTTTGATGCTTTATTTGGTTTGGCTTCTACTTATCGAAGCTTGGGTCAATATCTAGAGGCTTTGAGTTATTTCGAGCAGACTCTGAGTGAGTACCCTGATTCAATAGAAGTTCAGCCTTTTTATTCTATGTGTTTATACAATCTAGGGCGTCATAAGGAAGCAATATCCTTATTGCTCAACCTTTTAGTGTCGACAACAAATAGCGATGCAATTAAAGAGTATCAGCGAGCAATTTTACTCTATAGCAAAGACTTAGATAGAAAGTGGTAA
- a CDS encoding DUF1214 domain-containing protein, with protein sequence MNRDTFYSVSVIDMSNDDVYVTVPETDQYVSLQVVDENHETQPMIYGSGRHKISAKTDHAFVIVRALEDDARRNLKIETGSEKPFKVKEWDMASFSTTDKAGNIDFSDGYDQSKAFGNKESGQTDYMNYVGAAGGWGGAMVEDNIYQTSQYFDANACYETTFKDPKAGSFWSATVYNADGRMFNDKANISSEMAPFMNSDGTYTLRFGCEGQPNNIPTMEGNKTGKFNVLVRHYNPSEPVSKGEKGYNPAAMIKKAG encoded by the coding sequence ATGAATCGAGACACTTTTTATTCCGTTTCTGTTATCGATATGTCAAACGATGATGTCTACGTGACTGTTCCAGAAACTGACCAATATGTGTCACTGCAAGTCGTCGACGAAAACCACGAGACTCAGCCAATGATCTACGGTTCGGGTCGTCATAAAATCAGCGCAAAAACCGACCACGCATTTGTCATTGTTCGTGCTCTTGAAGATGACGCACGCCGTAACCTGAAAATTGAAACAGGCAGTGAGAAGCCATTTAAAGTAAAAGAGTGGGACATGGCGTCGTTTAGTACCACGGATAAAGCTGGCAACATCGATTTCAGTGACGGATATGACCAATCAAAGGCGTTTGGTAACAAAGAAAGCGGCCAAACTGATTATATGAATTATGTTGGTGCAGCTGGCGGTTGGGGTGGTGCGATGGTCGAAGACAATATCTATCAAACCAGTCAGTACTTCGATGCGAATGCATGTTATGAGACGACTTTCAAAGACCCGAAGGCTGGCTCATTCTGGTCAGCTACGGTATATAACGCTGATGGGCGAATGTTTAACGATAAAGCCAATATTTCGAGTGAAATGGCCCCCTTTATGAATAGCGATGGAACCTACACTCTCCGCTTTGGGTGTGAAGGTCAGCCAAACAATATCCCTACGATGGAAGGGAATAAGACCGGTAAATTTAATGTTCTTGTGCGCCATTACAATCCTAGCGAGCCCGTAAGCAAAGGCGAGAAAGGTTACAACCCAGCCGCTATGATTAAGAAAGCAGGCTAA
- a CDS encoding SulP family inorganic anion transporter, which yields MYQNIKLDWMSNIRGDLLAGLVVALALIPEAIAFSIIAGVDPKVGLYASFSISVVVAFTGGRSGMVSAATGAMALLMVTLVKEHGLEYLLAVTVLTGVLQILAGYLKLGSLMRFVSRSVVTGFVNALAILIFLAQLPELTNVTWHVYAMTAGGLGIIYLFPYLPVIGKLIPSPLVCIILLTAIAMWFDIDIRTVGDMGNLPDTLPIFLWPDVPLNLETLSIIFPYAVGLSVVGLLESMMTATIVDDLTDTSSDKNRECKGQGIANIFTGFFGGMAGCAMIGQSMINIKSGGRGRLSTLSAGVFLLIMVVFLGPWLKQIPMAALVAVMIMVAIGTFSWGSIRDLKKHPLSTNIVMLATVIIVVATHNLAIGVLIGVLLASLFFANKISRMMVIKNDSTEQNSRKYTVIGQVFFVSSDKFIESFDFKEVIESVTIDLSAAHFWDVTSVSALDKVVVKFRREGTHVDLIGMNQATRTIVDKFGVHDKPEEVEKLLAGH from the coding sequence ATGTACCAAAATATCAAACTTGATTGGATGTCGAACATCCGTGGAGACCTACTTGCTGGTCTCGTTGTTGCACTTGCTTTAATTCCTGAAGCCATCGCCTTTTCTATCATCGCTGGCGTTGACCCTAAAGTTGGCTTGTATGCCTCTTTCAGTATTTCTGTTGTGGTTGCTTTCACCGGAGGCCGCTCGGGGATGGTTTCAGCAGCCACTGGAGCCATGGCATTATTAATGGTCACCTTAGTCAAAGAACATGGCCTAGAATATTTATTGGCCGTAACGGTGCTGACTGGTGTCCTGCAAATTTTGGCTGGATATTTGAAACTTGGTAGCCTTATGCGGTTCGTCTCGCGATCTGTCGTGACTGGCTTTGTAAATGCCCTCGCCATCTTAATCTTCCTTGCTCAGCTGCCTGAGCTCACCAACGTAACTTGGCACGTCTATGCGATGACCGCTGGCGGCCTAGGTATCATTTACCTGTTCCCTTACCTGCCTGTTATTGGCAAATTAATCCCTTCACCTTTGGTGTGTATCATCCTCCTCACTGCCATCGCAATGTGGTTCGATATTGATATTCGTACCGTAGGTGACATGGGGAACTTACCTGACACTTTGCCTATCTTCCTATGGCCTGATGTACCTCTCAACTTAGAAACCTTGTCGATCATTTTCCCCTATGCCGTTGGACTTTCTGTAGTAGGTTTATTGGAATCGATGATGACAGCGACGATTGTTGACGATCTTACTGATACCAGCAGTGATAAGAACCGAGAGTGTAAGGGCCAAGGCATTGCCAACATCTTTACTGGCTTCTTTGGGGGTATGGCGGGTTGTGCCATGATCGGTCAATCGATGATCAATATTAAATCGGGTGGTCGCGGCCGATTGTCGACGCTATCAGCAGGTGTATTCTTACTAATTATGGTCGTTTTTCTTGGCCCATGGCTAAAGCAGATCCCTATGGCAGCACTGGTTGCTGTGATGATCATGGTCGCGATCGGGACCTTCTCTTGGGGCTCTATTCGAGATCTAAAGAAGCACCCTTTATCTACTAATATCGTGATGCTTGCTACGGTCATTATTGTTGTCGCTACCCACAACTTAGCCATTGGCGTACTTATTGGCGTGCTGCTTGCGTCACTGTTCTTCGCTAACAAGATTAGCCGAATGATGGTCATCAAAAATGACAGTACGGAGCAAAACAGCCGTAAATATACCGTTATAGGACAGGTCTTTTTCGTTTCATCCGATAAGTTTATTGAGTCGTTTGATTTTAAAGAAGTGATTGAATCTGTGACGATAGATTTATCGGCGGCACACTTTTGGGACGTCACCTCCGTTTCAGCATTAGACAAAGTGGTCGTTAAGTTTCGCCGTGAAGGGACACATGTGGACTTAATAGGAATGAACCAAGCCACGCGTACCATTGTCGACAAATTTGGCGTGCACGATAAACCCGAAGAAGTTGAAAAGCTATTAGCCGGACATTAA
- a CDS encoding LysE family translocator — protein sequence MDILNFEAFLIAITILTLTPGLDTALVIRNTSRSGLADGVMTSFGICGGLYVHAFFSAVGISAILAQSAELFQAVKMVGAVYLIWLGLSSLRALMKNGGGMKVGEQAKQAYSAKRSLREGFLSNVLNPKTAVFYLAFLPQFVNPEGSPLLQSMLMASVHFMIAMVWQCGLAGALSSAKNLLKNASFMKWMEGVTGMVLVGLGVKLLMEEPA from the coding sequence ATGGATATTTTGAACTTTGAGGCATTTCTAATTGCCATCACTATTTTAACGCTAACGCCGGGTTTAGATACGGCATTGGTGATTCGCAATACGAGCCGATCCGGCTTAGCTGACGGTGTTATGACCAGTTTTGGTATTTGTGGCGGCCTTTATGTGCATGCCTTTTTCTCTGCTGTAGGGATCTCCGCGATTCTTGCTCAATCAGCTGAACTCTTTCAAGCCGTTAAAATGGTGGGGGCGGTTTACCTGATTTGGCTTGGCTTAAGCAGTTTACGCGCTTTGATGAAAAATGGCGGCGGTATGAAGGTTGGGGAGCAAGCTAAACAAGCATACAGCGCTAAGCGTTCTCTACGCGAAGGCTTCCTATCTAATGTACTGAACCCGAAAACAGCGGTTTTCTATTTGGCCTTTCTGCCTCAATTCGTAAACCCTGAAGGTTCACCGTTATTGCAATCCATGCTGATGGCTTCGGTACACTTTATGATCGCAATGGTGTGGCAATGTGGTTTGGCTGGGGCTCTGAGCTCCGCTAAAAACTTGCTTAAGAACGCGAGCTTTATGAAGTGGATGGAAGGTGTGACTGGTATGGTGCTGGTGGGGCTTGGCGTTAAGCTTCTAATGGAAGAGCCTGCGTAG
- a CDS encoding carboxypeptidase M32, whose product MSAFKKLVEHSQKCSRFQHLASICGWDQASMMPAGGNQARSEAMAELSVHIHGLMTQPQLGDWISDAENEALNSEQQSSLREIKRQWQQANLLPEKLVEAKSLAGSKCEHAWRSQRGNNDWVGFEKNWREVVELSREEAQIRADAANLTPYDAMLDIYEPGTSSASLDILFADVKTWLPSLIDEVIEKQSSEQFNAPSGIYSTEKQKTLGLEVMKLLQFDFEHGRLDESVHPFCGGVPSDVRITTRYDEAEFVQSLMGIVHETGHARYEQGLPKHLAGQPAGEARSMGIHESQSLFFEMQVGRSDPFIGHLANLAGQQFSGSEFEQKNFQKIYTRVKKDFIRVDADELTYPAHVILRYEIERDLINGNIKHTDVPELWNTKMQSYLGLSTQGNFTNGCMQDIHWTDGAFGYFPSYTLGAMYAAQFMTSMKKTVDVNSVIESGDLSPIFTWLESNIWSKGSLLTTDDLVKGATGETLNAQYFKDHLRSRYL is encoded by the coding sequence ATGAGCGCATTCAAAAAACTAGTCGAACACTCTCAAAAATGTTCACGCTTTCAACACCTAGCCTCTATTTGTGGTTGGGACCAAGCTTCAATGATGCCTGCAGGTGGTAACCAAGCACGTAGCGAAGCCATGGCTGAACTCTCTGTTCATATTCACGGCTTAATGACTCAGCCACAACTTGGTGATTGGATTTCAGACGCTGAAAACGAAGCGCTAAATAGCGAGCAACAATCGTCCCTACGTGAAATTAAACGTCAATGGCAACAAGCCAACCTACTTCCTGAAAAGCTGGTTGAAGCTAAGTCTCTAGCAGGCTCAAAATGTGAACATGCATGGCGCAGCCAACGTGGTAACAATGATTGGGTTGGTTTTGAAAAGAACTGGCGTGAAGTGGTTGAGCTGTCTCGTGAAGAAGCGCAAATCCGTGCCGATGCGGCGAACCTAACACCTTATGATGCCATGCTTGATATCTATGAACCGGGTACAAGCTCTGCTTCACTTGATATTTTGTTTGCCGACGTTAAGACATGGCTACCAAGCCTGATTGACGAAGTGATCGAAAAGCAATCGAGCGAGCAATTTAACGCGCCATCAGGTATCTACTCGACTGAAAAACAGAAAACACTTGGCTTAGAAGTCATGAAGCTGCTTCAGTTCGATTTTGAACACGGCCGATTAGATGAAAGTGTTCACCCCTTCTGTGGTGGCGTACCTTCAGACGTGCGAATCACGACTCGCTACGATGAAGCCGAATTCGTTCAATCATTAATGGGCATCGTTCACGAAACGGGACACGCACGTTATGAACAAGGTTTGCCAAAACATCTAGCAGGCCAACCAGCCGGTGAGGCCCGCTCGATGGGCATCCATGAATCTCAATCTTTGTTCTTCGAGATGCAAGTTGGCCGCAGCGACCCGTTCATCGGGCATTTAGCCAACCTAGCAGGACAACAGTTCTCTGGTTCTGAGTTTGAGCAAAAGAACTTCCAGAAGATCTACACTCGCGTGAAGAAAGACTTCATCCGCGTTGATGCTGATGAGCTGACCTACCCTGCACACGTTATCTTACGTTACGAAATTGAACGTGACCTGATCAACGGCAACATAAAACACACCGATGTTCCAGAATTGTGGAACACTAAAATGCAGTCTTACCTTGGTTTAAGCACTCAAGGCAATTTCACTAATGGCTGCATGCAAGACATCCATTGGACAGACGGCGCATTTGGTTACTTCCCATCGTACACATTAGGTGCGATGTACGCGGCTCAGTTTATGACTTCGATGAAGAAAACAGTTGATGTGAACTCTGTAATTGAAAGTGGCGACCTATCACCTATCTTCACTTGGTTAGAGTCCAATATTTGGAGCAAAGGCAGCCTGCTGACCACTGATGACTTAGTGAAAGGCGCAACAGGTGAAACACTCAATGCACAGTACTTTAAAGATCATTTGAGAAGCCGTTACCTATAA
- a CDS encoding GNAT family N-acetyltransferase: protein MEIEKYHRDYLPALRQLYLDSRTATFTWQDTTVFELSDFERDTDGEQIWVAIEGSEVLGFISIWEPDGFIHHLFISPHKLRYGAGSRLLNLSKQHYSTLSLKCLVANESATDFYHSNSFVIASTYDDGLDSYHLMTLSS from the coding sequence ATGGAAATAGAAAAGTATCATCGTGACTATTTACCTGCACTAAGGCAGCTATATTTAGATTCTCGCACTGCGACGTTTACGTGGCAAGATACCACCGTATTTGAACTGTCAGATTTTGAGCGAGATACTGACGGCGAACAAATCTGGGTTGCTATTGAAGGGAGCGAAGTATTAGGGTTTATCTCGATCTGGGAACCAGATGGTTTTATCCACCATCTTTTTATTAGCCCCCATAAATTACGTTATGGAGCAGGTTCAAGACTATTGAATCTCAGTAAACAACATTACTCTACATTGAGCCTAAAATGCTTGGTTGCTAATGAAAGCGCTACTGATTTCTACCATTCAAATAGTTTTGTGATTGCTTCAACTTATGATGATGGGCTAGACAGTTATCACCTAATGACGCTCTCTTCATAA
- a CDS encoding GNAT family N-acetyltransferase, translating to MDVNCKIVATEDSLKYRAVRLESLKLHPECFGSGYQAQSQLPTLYFEGLIESGAQESVMIGAFVGEGLVGLCGLTPADGNALEIIQMYVSARFRGQAIGSKMLAKANAILKLRSEKELRLTVFASNVAAIKVYQDFGFETKTTDGNELVMTFQPSI from the coding sequence ATGGACGTTAATTGCAAAATCGTAGCAACTGAAGATAGCCTAAAGTACCGTGCTGTAAGGCTTGAAAGTTTGAAGTTACACCCCGAATGCTTTGGTTCAGGTTACCAAGCTCAATCGCAACTACCAACTCTGTATTTTGAGGGGCTTATTGAAAGTGGCGCTCAAGAAAGTGTGATGATTGGCGCTTTTGTCGGTGAGGGTTTGGTTGGCTTATGTGGTTTAACGCCAGCTGACGGGAACGCTTTAGAAATTATTCAGATGTATGTCTCTGCAAGATTTAGAGGGCAAGCCATTGGGTCTAAGATGCTGGCTAAAGCTAACGCAATTTTAAAGTTACGTTCTGAAAAAGAGTTGAGACTGACTGTGTTTGCCAGCAATGTCGCAGCCATTAAGGTCTATCAAGACTTTGGCTTTGAAACTAAGACGACTGATGGAAATGAGTTGGTGATGACTTTCCAGCCATCAATTTAA
- a CDS encoding universal stress protein, whose product MKNIIACIDGANSTTSTCEASAWVANKVNAPLVLFHALDHSTQPVVSEFSGQIGLGSQEELLEELAELDEARSKIMLKHGNTLLEEAQKWALNQGVKNVSKLQRHGSLLEGLLDLEEELRVLVIGKSGDSHSVGSQLETVIRSIKAHILVVCEGFKLPDSYLIAFDGSAISEKLVDKAIQTPLLKGLDCHLVMIDDGGNKDKAFEKARVQLEESGIRVTAASLTGAIDKALIDYQQQHEIGMMVMGAYGHSQLRMFFVGSNTTKVLSNSSVPLLLIR is encoded by the coding sequence ATGAAAAATATAATCGCTTGTATTGATGGCGCTAACTCAACAACTTCCACCTGCGAAGCCAGTGCTTGGGTTGCAAACAAAGTGAACGCTCCGTTGGTTCTATTCCACGCTTTGGATCATTCGACTCAGCCCGTGGTGAGTGAATTCTCTGGCCAAATAGGTTTAGGGAGCCAAGAGGAGTTACTTGAAGAGCTGGCTGAACTCGATGAAGCACGCAGTAAAATCATGCTAAAACACGGTAATACGTTATTGGAAGAAGCTCAAAAATGGGCGTTAAACCAAGGCGTGAAAAACGTGAGTAAATTGCAGCGTCACGGCAGTTTACTAGAAGGACTCTTGGATCTTGAAGAAGAGCTGCGCGTGTTGGTTATCGGCAAATCAGGAGATTCTCACTCGGTCGGCTCGCAACTTGAAACCGTAATTCGTTCAATTAAAGCTCATATACTCGTTGTCTGTGAAGGCTTTAAGCTTCCAGACTCATACCTGATTGCATTTGATGGCAGCGCCATTAGCGAGAAATTGGTCGACAAGGCAATTCAAACACCTTTGCTTAAAGGGTTAGATTGCCACTTGGTGATGATCGATGATGGTGGAAATAAAGACAAAGCGTTCGAGAAGGCAAGAGTCCAACTTGAAGAATCAGGGATCAGAGTAACAGCAGCATCACTAACAGGTGCGATCGATAAAGCACTTATCGATTACCAGCAACAGCATGAAATTGGCATGATGGTGATGGGTGCTTACGGGCATTCTCAACTGAGAATGTTTTTTGTGGGAAGTAATACCACCAAAGTTCTGTCGAACAGTTCGGTTCCTCTATTGTTAATTCGATAG
- a CDS encoding aerolysin family beta-barrel pore-forming toxin, whose amino-acid sequence MISINRSLLATAVLSVLSTGVNAKVYPDQIVFDQLGEDVCRSGYRPLDRYEAEEQKSALLARMGTWQITGLKGNWVIMGPGYHGEIKQSNSGSTFCYPNNDQSEIPNYSAKAVPEGSEIDVEYDLVNNRNDFVRPLSYLAHNLGYAWVGGNNSQYVGEDMTINRSGNSWVIQGNNSGSCDGYRCNEKTKITVDNFTYTVNDNNFWHGDVVESDRELVKTVYATARNRSNIAQQVVVDLKVDESTNWSKTNSYGFSESVQTENTFKWPLVGETKLTIKLEANQSFAETNGNSTSEQVTLQARPMVPANSELPIRVELYRSTISYPYRFNADISYDVEFNGFLRWGGNAWHTHPDNRPYKAHTFTMGRSSNESADIRYQWDHRYIPGETKWWDWGWAIKEAGLSSMQYATGGSLRPFHSYVSGDFNAESQFAGTIEIGQATPITNSVRNKRSVDSVNETTEIIGDIEVTTNFNADELSDLGFEGAEMNISVVK is encoded by the coding sequence ATGATTAGTATAAACAGAAGTCTCTTGGCAACCGCAGTGTTGTCTGTTCTATCTACCGGTGTAAACGCAAAGGTTTATCCAGACCAAATAGTGTTTGACCAACTTGGTGAAGATGTATGTCGCTCTGGTTATCGCCCTTTAGACCGTTATGAGGCTGAAGAACAAAAGAGTGCTTTGCTCGCTCGTATGGGCACTTGGCAGATCACAGGGCTGAAAGGAAACTGGGTAATCATGGGGCCTGGCTATCATGGTGAAATTAAACAATCAAACAGCGGGTCAACGTTCTGTTATCCAAACAATGACCAATCTGAAATTCCAAACTACTCTGCTAAAGCCGTCCCAGAAGGCAGCGAGATAGATGTTGAATATGACTTAGTCAACAACCGCAATGATTTTGTACGCCCTCTTAGCTACCTAGCTCATAACCTAGGTTATGCATGGGTTGGCGGTAACAACAGTCAGTATGTTGGTGAAGACATGACGATTAACCGCTCAGGTAACTCTTGGGTAATACAAGGCAACAACAGTGGTTCTTGTGATGGTTATCGCTGTAACGAAAAGACTAAGATCACAGTCGACAACTTCACCTACACCGTTAACGACAATAACTTTTGGCACGGCGATGTCGTCGAGTCCGATCGCGAACTGGTTAAGACCGTTTATGCAACGGCAAGAAACAGAAGTAACATCGCGCAACAAGTCGTTGTCGATCTCAAAGTCGATGAGTCTACAAATTGGTCGAAAACGAATAGCTATGGGTTCTCCGAAAGTGTTCAAACAGAGAATACATTCAAGTGGCCTTTGGTTGGCGAGACTAAGCTAACGATTAAGTTAGAAGCGAACCAGAGCTTTGCTGAAACCAACGGCAACTCCACTAGCGAGCAAGTAACACTTCAAGCTCGTCCTATGGTTCCAGCGAATTCAGAGCTGCCGATTCGAGTTGAGCTATATCGTTCAACCATCTCTTATCCTTACCGATTCAACGCCGACATCAGTTACGATGTTGAATTTAACGGCTTCCTTCGTTGGGGTGGTAACGCATGGCACACCCACCCAGACAACCGCCCTTACAAAGCTCATACCTTCACAATGGGCCGTAGCAGCAATGAATCAGCCGATATTCGCTACCAATGGGATCACCGATACATCCCAGGAGAAACGAAATGGTGGGACTGGGGCTGGGCTATCAAAGAAGCCGGTTTATCAAGTATGCAGTACGCGACTGGGGGAAGCTTACGCCCATTCCACTCATACGTATCTGGCGATTTTAACGCTGAATCTCAATTTGCAGGCACTATTGAGATTGGACAAGCAACGCCAATTACCAACAGTGTTCGTAACAAAAGAAGTGTTGATTCAGTCAACGAAACCACTGAGATCATTGGCGATATCGAAGTTACTACCAACTTTAATGCGGATGAGTTGAGTGACTTAGGTTTCGAAGGCGCTGAGATGAACATTAGCGTTGTTAAATAA